A genomic window from Salvia miltiorrhiza cultivar Shanhuang (shh) chromosome 5, IMPLAD_Smil_shh, whole genome shotgun sequence includes:
- the LOC131025189 gene encoding transcription factor MYB106-like has translation MVRSPCCDNISLKKGPWTAEEDDKLLAYIQEHGHGSWSSLPSKAGLQRCGKSCRLRWTNYLRPDIKRGKFSLQEEQTIIQLHALLGNRWSAIAAHLPGRTDNEIKNYWNTRLKKRLEKMGIDPITHKPQNLALNCYQSKEIANISHMAQWESARLQAEARLVRESKLISNPYYPHTAAPTLLAQMPSPRPPCLDILKVWEWTNPGKGISSMILNGFPPSKAEESLLPTPTVGFSDGISSFIDVNSVRNDQNGVGGSMGNLTELDDCNYVDQECLGFPSFIDGLDLPRGVGNSNNALGSGWGALEEGKASCWSNMFQD, from the exons atgGTTAGGTCTCCATGCTGTGATAACATAAGCTTGAAGAAGGGGCCATGGACAGCTGAAGAAGATGATAAACTCTTAGCTTACATTCAAGAACATGGCCATGGAAGCTGGAGTTCCCTTCCCTCTAAAGCTG GGCTCCAAAGATGTGGGAAAAGCTGCAGATTGAGGTGGACTAATTATTTGAGGCCTGACATCAAGAGAGGCAAGTTCAGCTTACAAGAAGAGCAAACTATTATCCAACTCCATGCCCTTCTTGGAAACAG ATGGTCCGCGATTGCAGCTCACTTGCCGGGGAGGACTGACAACGAGATCAAGAATTATTGGAATACTCGTCTTAAAAAGAGATTGGAAAAAATGGGGATTGATCCAATCACTCACAAGCCCCAAAATCTTGCCCTAAATTGCTACCAATCCAAAGAAATAGCCAACATTAGCCACATGGCTCAATGGGAGAGCGCTCGGCTCCAAGCCGAGGCTCGGCTTGTTCGGGAATCCAAGCTCATATCCAACCCCTACTACCCCCACACCGCCGCTCCAACGCTGCTAGCACAAATGCCGTCGCCCCGGCCTCCGTGTTTGGACATACTCAAAGTGTGGGAATGGACTAATCCGGGTAAGGGCATTTCTTCCATGATTCTCAACGGCTTTCCTCCCTCCAAAGCGGAGGAGAGCTTGCTCCCGACACCGACTGTTGGTTTTTCTGACGGAATTTCATCGTTCATCGACGTAAATTCCGTCAGAAATGATCAGAATGGGGTGGGGGGCAGTATGGGGAATTTGACGGAACTCGATGATTGTAATTATGTTGATCAAGAGTGCTTAGGGTTTCCTAGCTTCATCGATGGCCTAGATCTCCCACGGGGCGTCGGAAATTCCAATAATGCCCTCGGAAGTGGTTGGGGAGCTCTTGAGGAGGGGAAGGCTAGTTGCTGGAGCAACATGTTTCAAGATTAA